One genomic region from Spirosoma sp. KCTC 42546 encodes:
- the rpsA gene encoding 30S ribosomal protein S1, whose amino-acid sequence MSKTQQRELPAFDWDRADNKGFGSGYSVEEHNRMLELYDNTLSEVKEKEVVMGTVVGITDREVLLNIGFKSDGLVPASEFRDMPDLKMGDEIEVYVENQEDPNGQLVLSRKKAKVITAWQKIQRALDEDLVIDGFVKRRTKGGLIVDIFSIEAFLPGSQIDVKPIRDFDIFVGKKMEVKVVKINYANDNVVVSHKVLIEKDLEAQRAQILNNLEKGQVLEGVIKNMTNFGVFIDLGGVDGLLHITDISWGRISHPSEVLHLDQKVNVVVLDFDEDKKRISLGMKQLQAHPWDALAEDIQVGSKVKGKIVNVADYGAFLEIQPGVEGLIHVSEMSWSQHLRNPQEFLKVGDEVEAQVLTLDRNDRKMSLGIKQLTEDPWTRPELRTKYAVGTKHKGLVRNLTNFGLFLELEEGIDGLVHVSDLSWTKKIKHPSDFIKVGDELEVVVLELDVDNRRLALGHKQLEENPWDTFETVFAVGTVHRCTILSKNDKMATLELPYGIEGFSSLKNLGKEDGTFAEVGETLDFKVTEFSKEEKRIMLSHTKTWQEKNEPVKEQKAPKAAAAKTASAPAQAERGATLGDLDALAALKEQMEGRN is encoded by the coding sequence ATGAGCAAAACGCAGCAACGCGAACTGCCGGCATTTGATTGGGACCGGGCAGACAACAAAGGATTTGGAAGTGGCTATTCGGTTGAAGAACATAACCGGATGTTGGAACTGTACGACAACACCCTGTCGGAAGTTAAAGAGAAAGAAGTAGTAATGGGAACCGTCGTTGGGATAACGGACCGGGAAGTATTACTCAACATCGGATTCAAGTCGGACGGCTTGGTACCCGCTTCTGAATTCCGGGATATGCCGGACCTGAAGATGGGTGATGAAATAGAAGTTTACGTAGAAAATCAGGAAGACCCGAACGGCCAGTTAGTCCTATCGCGCAAAAAAGCGAAAGTGATTACCGCATGGCAGAAAATTCAACGTGCGCTTGATGAAGACCTCGTGATTGATGGCTTTGTAAAACGCCGGACGAAAGGTGGTCTGATTGTCGATATTTTCAGCATTGAAGCCTTCTTGCCAGGTTCGCAAATCGACGTGAAGCCGATTCGTGACTTCGACATTTTTGTCGGCAAGAAAATGGAGGTTAAAGTCGTCAAGATCAACTATGCTAATGACAACGTTGTCGTTTCTCACAAAGTATTGATCGAGAAAGACCTCGAAGCACAACGCGCTCAAATCCTGAACAACCTCGAAAAAGGTCAGGTTCTGGAAGGCGTTATCAAAAACATGACCAACTTTGGTGTGTTCATCGATCTTGGTGGTGTAGATGGTCTGTTGCACATCACGGATATCTCGTGGGGTCGTATCAGCCACCCATCGGAAGTTCTTCACCTCGACCAGAAGGTCAACGTGGTGGTTCTGGACTTCGACGAAGACAAGAAGCGTATTTCTCTCGGCATGAAGCAGCTCCAGGCTCATCCTTGGGATGCTTTGGCAGAAGACATTCAGGTTGGTTCGAAAGTGAAAGGCAAAATCGTAAACGTAGCCGATTACGGTGCTTTCCTGGAAATTCAACCAGGTGTAGAAGGCTTGATCCACGTATCAGAGATGTCGTGGTCGCAGCATCTGCGTAACCCACAGGAATTCCTGAAAGTTGGTGATGAAGTAGAAGCACAAGTGCTGACACTTGACCGTAACGACCGTAAAATGTCGTTAGGCATCAAACAACTGACTGAAGATCCCTGGACTCGCCCAGAACTGCGTACGAAATATGCAGTTGGAACCAAGCACAAAGGTCTGGTTCGTAACCTAACCAACTTCGGCTTGTTCCTTGAACTGGAAGAAGGTATCGACGGTCTGGTACACGTATCTGACTTGTCATGGACCAAGAAAATCAAACATCCTTCGGATTTCATCAAAGTTGGTGACGAACTCGAAGTTGTTGTTCTGGAACTAGACGTCGACAACCGTCGTCTGGCGCTAGGTCACAAACAACTCGAAGAGAATCCATGGGATACCTTTGAAACCGTATTTGCGGTTGGTACTGTACACCGTTGCACAATTTTGAGCAAAAACGACAAGATGGCCACCCTCGAACTACCTTATGGTATCGAAGGCTTCTCGTCGCTCAAGAATCTGGGCAAAGAAGACGGAACGTTTGCCGAAGTTGGCGAAACGCTTGATTTCAAAGTAACGGAGTTCTCGAAAGAAGAGAAGCGCATTATGCTCTCGCACACAAAAACGTGGCAGGAGAAAAACGAGCCAGTTAAAGAGCAAAAGGCTCCTAAAGCCGCTGCTGCAAAAACGGCTTCGGCACCAGCTCAGGCTGAACGGGGTGCTACCCTGGGAGACCTCGATGCACTAGCTGCGTTGAAAGAGCAAATGGAAGGTCGTAACTAA
- a CDS encoding c-type cytochrome has translation MLIHSINIVHKMSCLYKLCGVVVLSLMLLVSGGQVKAQDAAPAAAAPAGGGDAEKGKTLFTNNCAQCHAVSAEKVVGPGLKGIESRAPSKDWLHKWIRNSSAVIATGDAYANQVFNANGKVQMSSFPNLTDADIDGILAYIDQANKPVVASTGGGDAKVAQNTGGGSASTGGPSELFTFVLIALLLVMLLVLGVLLVIVTILSKAVTPATDGTQVTSSFGQRLKTGLSDAFNNPTLRSIVIWLFLLVAAKETIDGAYGVGIQQGYAPKQPIAYSHKLHAGQYKIDCNYCHTGAQKGKNATIPAANICMNCHGVIKKESPEIQKIYTAIEENRPIEWIRVHNLPDLAYFNHAQHVNVGNVACQTCHGEIEKMEVVEARSSLTMGWCIDCHRRTEVNTKDNAYYDKLVALHRKESKEPLKVANIGGLECSKCHY, from the coding sequence ATGTTGATTCACTCAATTAATATAGTTCATAAAATGAGTTGTTTATACAAGCTTTGCGGAGTCGTAGTTCTATCACTTATGCTGCTGGTTTCCGGTGGCCAGGTGAAGGCACAAGATGCTGCCCCGGCTGCAGCTGCTCCAGCAGGCGGTGGTGATGCTGAAAAAGGAAAGACCCTCTTTACAAACAACTGCGCCCAATGTCACGCAGTAAGTGCTGAAAAAGTTGTAGGACCTGGTCTAAAAGGAATCGAGAGCCGTGCTCCAAGTAAAGATTGGCTGCACAAATGGATTCGGAATTCATCTGCTGTTATCGCTACAGGTGATGCCTATGCTAATCAGGTATTCAATGCAAACGGCAAGGTGCAGATGTCTAGCTTCCCAAACTTAACGGATGCTGACATTGATGGAATTCTGGCCTATATTGACCAGGCTAACAAGCCAGTAGTAGCCTCTACAGGAGGTGGTGACGCTAAAGTTGCTCAAAATACTGGTGGTGGTTCTGCATCGACAGGAGGTCCATCAGAACTCTTCACATTTGTACTGATTGCCCTCCTACTTGTTATGTTGCTGGTACTGGGCGTTCTACTGGTAATCGTGACCATTCTGTCGAAAGCTGTAACACCTGCTACGGATGGAACCCAGGTTACTTCTTCGTTTGGTCAACGATTAAAGACAGGTTTGTCGGATGCCTTTAACAACCCAACTCTTCGTTCTATCGTAATTTGGTTGTTTCTGTTAGTGGCAGCAAAAGAAACGATTGATGGAGCTTATGGAGTCGGTATTCAACAAGGGTACGCCCCTAAGCAACCAATTGCTTATTCACACAAGCTTCATGCAGGTCAATATAAAATTGACTGTAATTATTGCCATACCGGTGCTCAGAAAGGTAAGAACGCTACCATTCCTGCTGCCAACATCTGTATGAACTGCCACGGTGTAATCAAAAAAGAATCGCCAGAGATTCAAAAAATTTACACCGCTATTGAAGAGAATCGCCCCATCGAATGGATTCGGGTTCACAACCTGCCTGATCTGGCTTACTTCAACCACGCCCAACACGTAAACGTTGGTAACGTAGCCTGCCAGACCTGCCACGGCGAAATCGAGAAAATGGAAGTCGTTGAAGCTCGCTCGTCGTTAACGATGGGCTGGTGTATCGATTGTCACCGCCGGACGGAAGTGAATACCAAAGACAATGCTTACTATGACAAGCTCGTTGCTCTTCACCGGAAAGAAAGCAAAGAACCACTCAAGGTTGCCAATATCGGTGGTCTGGAATGTTCTAAATGTCACTATTAA
- a CDS encoding TAT-variant-translocated molybdopterin oxidoreductase, with protein MENTSKRYWKGVEELRNDATFVKNANSEFANPDLSESSNDLDGLLGGSNTQRRDFLKVMGFGMAAVSLAACETPVHKAIPYINKPEFTFPSISDYYASTFSEGGDYAAILVETREGRPIKIEGNPSSSISKGATTARAQASVLSLYDIDKLKGPKRGESDIDWATADKEIISQLNSVATKGGAIRIITSTILSPATKAVVADFVAKYPTTRHITYDANSVFGLVQANQASFGKAVIPSYDFSKAETIVSVGADFLGTWIAPIEYMGAYAKGRQIGAIGGGKKTMSRHYQFETGLSMTGSNADYRAPIKPSQEGLVVAALYNKVAAKLGGTAISAPSVEVAHLDKAATDLANSRGKALVVSGSNDPNVQIVVNALNNLLGSYGSTIDINSPVNYRQGNDQQMNAFINEAKSGQVGAVLFFGANPVYDHPRGAELAEALPKVALSVSFADRADETASLSKYITPAPHFLECWNDAEPKQGFYSLTQPAITLIFKTRQFQSSLLTWAGKPSDYQTYLKNYWRSTQYPKASGFSSFDAFWVKCLNDGVFEPDKGAVAAGGASFAGNVAQAASGIAQRYKPTTGMELALYEKVGVGTGSTANNPWLQELPDPVSKACWDNYAAISQKTAHDMSLAQNDLVTVTVNGKSVELPVLIQPGQADNTVSIAIGYGREKAGKSANGVGKNAYPFVSITGGYITYSAFTAKVEKASGSHVIAQTQTHDTVMGRQAVLQESILAKYQKNPKAGRYEPKVQTSVGPTDPNDITLWNGYGKPTHSWGMVIDLNSCIGCGTCVVACNAENNIQVVGRQEVINRREMHWMRIDRYYSSDGEAENYSAMEVASANPEVTFQPMLCQHCSNAPCETVCPVLATTHSTEGLNQMTYNRCIGTRYCANNCPYKVRRFNWFKYFDNDNYDYHFNNDLGKMVINPDVTVRSRGVIEKCSFCVQRIQESKLTAKKERRKLGADEVQTACSQSCPTHAITFGDMNNPESTISKILEVELEGRAFHVLEEINVRPQISYLTKIRNKDEEPKKETSKESHA; from the coding sequence ATGGAAAATACATCTAAACGGTATTGGAAAGGGGTTGAGGAGTTACGCAATGACGCTACGTTCGTTAAGAACGCAAATAGCGAGTTTGCTAACCCTGACCTGAGCGAATCGTCGAACGACCTGGATGGTTTGCTCGGTGGTTCAAACACCCAACGCCGTGACTTCCTCAAAGTAATGGGCTTTGGTATGGCTGCCGTATCGCTGGCAGCCTGCGAAACACCAGTCCATAAAGCCATTCCGTATATTAACAAACCGGAATTTACATTCCCATCTATATCTGATTATTACGCATCTACCTTCAGTGAAGGTGGCGATTATGCGGCTATTCTGGTAGAAACCCGGGAAGGGCGACCCATTAAAATAGAAGGTAACCCATCATCGAGCATATCAAAGGGTGCTACTACCGCTCGTGCTCAGGCATCGGTTCTGTCACTTTATGATATCGACAAGCTGAAAGGACCAAAGCGTGGCGAATCAGATATTGACTGGGCCACTGCCGACAAGGAAATTATCAGTCAATTGAATTCGGTTGCTACCAAAGGGGGCGCTATTCGTATTATTACGTCTACCATCCTTAGCCCAGCAACCAAAGCTGTGGTTGCTGATTTCGTTGCAAAATATCCAACCACTCGCCACATTACCTACGATGCAAACTCCGTATTTGGTCTTGTACAGGCCAACCAAGCGTCGTTTGGCAAAGCGGTTATCCCATCGTATGATTTCAGTAAAGCCGAGACAATTGTTAGTGTTGGGGCTGATTTCCTGGGAACCTGGATTGCGCCTATCGAGTACATGGGGGCTTATGCAAAAGGTCGCCAAATTGGTGCAATAGGTGGTGGTAAGAAAACCATGTCTCGGCATTACCAGTTTGAGACAGGGTTGTCCATGACGGGCTCTAACGCTGACTATCGGGCACCTATCAAGCCATCTCAGGAAGGACTGGTTGTTGCTGCTCTCTATAATAAGGTAGCCGCTAAATTAGGTGGAACGGCCATTAGTGCTCCATCTGTTGAGGTTGCGCATTTAGATAAAGCTGCTACTGATCTGGCAAATTCGCGCGGTAAAGCATTGGTCGTATCTGGATCAAATGATCCAAACGTACAGATTGTTGTTAATGCGCTCAACAATTTACTAGGTAGCTACGGCTCAACAATCGACATCAACTCGCCGGTTAATTACCGTCAGGGTAATGACCAGCAGATGAATGCCTTTATTAATGAGGCTAAATCGGGTCAGGTTGGAGCTGTATTGTTCTTCGGTGCAAATCCAGTTTATGACCACCCGCGTGGTGCTGAACTGGCTGAAGCATTGCCTAAAGTTGCTCTTTCCGTTTCATTTGCTGATCGGGCCGATGAAACCGCTTCATTATCGAAGTATATAACACCAGCTCCCCACTTCCTGGAATGTTGGAATGATGCTGAGCCAAAGCAAGGTTTTTATAGCCTAACGCAGCCAGCCATCACGTTGATTTTTAAAACCCGTCAATTCCAATCGAGCCTATTGACTTGGGCTGGTAAGCCAAGTGATTATCAGACGTATCTGAAAAATTACTGGCGTTCAACGCAGTATCCAAAAGCTTCGGGCTTTAGCTCGTTCGATGCCTTCTGGGTAAAATGCCTTAACGATGGCGTATTTGAGCCAGACAAAGGGGCAGTAGCCGCTGGTGGCGCTTCGTTTGCTGGAAATGTAGCGCAAGCCGCTTCGGGAATCGCACAACGCTACAAACCAACGACCGGTATGGAACTGGCGTTGTACGAAAAAGTTGGTGTTGGAACAGGGTCTACCGCAAATAACCCTTGGTTACAAGAGTTACCTGATCCCGTTTCAAAAGCGTGCTGGGACAATTATGCGGCCATTTCGCAAAAAACGGCTCATGATATGAGCCTGGCTCAAAATGATCTGGTTACGGTAACAGTAAATGGTAAATCAGTTGAATTGCCTGTATTAATTCAACCCGGTCAGGCCGACAATACGGTTTCCATCGCTATCGGTTATGGTCGTGAGAAAGCAGGTAAATCAGCCAATGGAGTTGGTAAGAATGCCTACCCATTTGTAAGCATCACGGGTGGTTACATTACTTATTCTGCGTTTACTGCAAAAGTAGAAAAAGCAAGTGGCTCACATGTGATTGCTCAGACCCAGACTCACGATACTGTAATGGGTCGTCAGGCTGTACTGCAGGAGTCTATTCTGGCTAAATACCAAAAGAATCCGAAGGCAGGTCGTTATGAGCCTAAAGTACAAACATCAGTAGGTCCAACCGATCCAAACGATATTACCCTCTGGAACGGTTATGGTAAACCAACCCATTCCTGGGGTATGGTTATCGACTTAAATTCCTGCATCGGTTGCGGTACTTGTGTAGTTGCTTGTAATGCGGAGAATAATATTCAGGTAGTTGGTCGTCAGGAAGTAATTAACCGTCGCGAAATGCACTGGATGCGTATCGACCGTTACTACAGCAGCGATGGCGAAGCAGAAAACTACTCGGCAATGGAAGTGGCTTCGGCTAATCCAGAAGTAACGTTCCAACCAATGCTTTGCCAGCATTGCAGTAATGCTCCCTGCGAAACGGTTTGCCCAGTTCTTGCTACTACGCACAGTACGGAAGGTCTAAACCAAATGACCTATAACCGTTGTATTGGTACCCGTTATTGCGCTAACAACTGCCCTTATAAAGTACGCCGGTTCAACTGGTTCAAATACTTTGATAATGATAATTACGATTATCATTTCAATAATGATCTTGGCAAAATGGTCATTAACCCAGATGTAACTGTTCGTTCACGGGGGGTTATTGAAAAATGCTCTTTCTGCGTACAGCGTATTCAGGAGAGCAAACTGACTGCCAAGAAAGAACGCCGTAAGTTAGGAGCTGATGAAGTTCAGACCGCTTGTTCGCAGTCTTGCCCTACTCATGCTATTACCTTCGGTGATATGAACAATCCAGAGAGTACAATCTCTAAAATACTTGAGGTTGAATTAGAAGGGCGGGCTTTCCATGTGCTGGAAGAAATCAATGTGAGACCACAAATCTCATACCTGACAAAAATTCGGAACAAGGACGAAGAGCCTAAAAAGGAAACCAGTAAAGAGTCACACGCATAA
- the nrfD gene encoding NrfD/PsrC family molybdoenzyme membrane anchor subunit — MSHVTSAVRTPLITGGKTYADVTEDISKQVEGNPTREWTIAFTIAVIVLIYGAACVFWTWWEGLGVWGLNKTVGWAWDITNFVWWVGIGHAGTLISAILLLFRQKWRTAVNRAAEAMTIFAVLCAASFIMMHAGRPWVAYWCLPLPNTLGSLWVNFKSPLVWDVFAISTYFTVSLVFWYMGLIPDLATIRDRAKSKVSRYIYGAFSLGWNGSAKTWARYEYMSLILAGLSTPLVLSVHTIVSMDFATSVIPGWHTTIFPPYFVAGAIFSGFAMVQNLVLIIRVVFKLEDYITLEHIESMNKVITLTGSIVGVAYLTEFFIAWYSGVEFESYAFINRATGPYWWAYWAMMTCNVITPQLFWSRAIRRSIVWTFVLSVVVNIGMWFERFVIIVTSLHRDYLPSSWAMFHPTLFDISDYIFSFGFFFTLFLLFSKFLPVVNMAEVKTIIKSSSEKLPISVSGVAKGERVANPTFNKDVE, encoded by the coding sequence ATGTCGCATGTTACATCAGCCGTAAGAACTCCCCTTATCACCGGTGGCAAAACCTACGCCGACGTGACGGAGGATATCAGCAAGCAGGTTGAAGGCAATCCCACACGCGAGTGGACCATCGCCTTTACCATTGCGGTGATTGTGCTCATTTACGGAGCTGCCTGCGTATTCTGGACCTGGTGGGAAGGCTTAGGCGTTTGGGGCCTGAACAAGACCGTTGGTTGGGCGTGGGACATCACTAACTTCGTTTGGTGGGTTGGTATCGGACACGCCGGTACGTTGATCTCGGCTATTTTGTTATTATTTCGCCAAAAATGGCGGACAGCTGTAAACCGGGCGGCAGAAGCTATGACCATCTTCGCTGTACTATGTGCAGCCAGCTTCATTATGATGCACGCGGGTCGCCCATGGGTAGCTTACTGGTGTTTACCATTGCCTAATACACTGGGCTCGCTTTGGGTAAACTTCAAATCTCCGCTCGTTTGGGACGTATTTGCGATCAGTACCTACTTTACCGTATCGCTGGTATTCTGGTACATGGGTCTTATTCCTGACCTGGCTACAATTCGCGACCGAGCAAAGAGCAAAGTATCCCGTTATATCTACGGTGCCTTCTCATTAGGCTGGAATGGTTCGGCCAAAACCTGGGCTCGTTATGAGTACATGAGTTTAATTCTGGCGGGTCTTTCTACTCCACTTGTACTTTCTGTACATACGATTGTAAGTATGGACTTTGCTACATCGGTTATTCCGGGTTGGCACACCACTATCTTCCCTCCTTACTTCGTTGCGGGTGCTATCTTCTCCGGCTTTGCCATGGTACAAAACCTGGTACTGATTATCCGGGTCGTATTCAAGCTTGAAGATTATATTACGCTAGAGCACATCGAGTCAATGAATAAGGTCATTACCCTGACTGGTTCGATTGTGGGTGTTGCTTATCTTACAGAATTCTTCATTGCCTGGTATTCTGGTGTTGAATTTGAAAGCTATGCATTCATTAACCGTGCTACTGGACCATATTGGTGGGCATATTGGGCCATGATGACCTGTAACGTAATTACACCACAGCTTTTCTGGTCTCGTGCTATTCGTCGGAGCATTGTTTGGACGTTCGTGTTATCGGTAGTTGTAAACATTGGTATGTGGTTTGAGCGCTTCGTAATTATTGTAACCTCTTTACACCGCGATTACCTGCCATCGAGCTGGGCCATGTTCCACCCAACGCTGTTTGATATTAGCGATTATATTTTCTCGTTCGGTTTCTTCTTCACTTTGTTCCTGTTGTTCTCGAAATTCCTACCAGTTGTGAACATGGCTGAAGTTAAAACGATCATTAAATCATCGTCTGAGAAACTGCCAATTTCGGTATCTGGCGTTGCTAAAGGCGAGCGCGTTGCTAACCCAACGTTCAATAAAGACGTAGAATAA
- a CDS encoding DUF3341 domain-containing protein — MSDVHGSGKFLVGIFDDDDVVLAAVKEVKNAGVRIHEVYTPFPIHGLDVALGHPRSRLGIAAFMFGLSGTLTALALTFYTEGFDWPMIVGGKDSYSPVIYVPVIFELTVLFCALGMVGTFIVSNGMGPTVKPLMYDLRTTDNKFAMAIDLSKNNIGEGDIEQILKKSGAAEVNVKQF, encoded by the coding sequence ATGTCAGACGTACATGGTAGCGGTAAATTCTTAGTCGGCATTTTTGATGATGACGATGTAGTATTAGCGGCCGTTAAAGAGGTTAAAAATGCAGGAGTGCGGATTCACGAAGTCTACACGCCATTCCCGATTCACGGATTAGATGTTGCGCTTGGTCACCCACGTAGTCGTCTGGGTATTGCTGCTTTTATGTTTGGCCTGTCCGGGACGCTCACAGCCCTTGCCTTGACATTTTACACAGAAGGCTTTGACTGGCCAATGATTGTTGGGGGTAAAGATTCTTACTCACCAGTCATATACGTACCGGTTATTTTTGAGTTAACCGTTCTCTTTTGTGCCTTAGGCATGGTTGGTACATTCATCGTATCAAATGGTATGGGACCCACGGTAAAACCGTTAATGTACGATCTGAGAACGACCGATAATAAATTTGCAATGGCTATCGACCTAAGCAAGAATAATATTGGTGAGGGTGATATTGAGCAGATTCTGAAGAAATCAGGCGCTGCTGAAGTAAATGTTAAGCAGTTCTAA
- a CDS encoding cytochrome c, translating to MITKHTSVTALAIAGLLFVGTSCKKGHDNTGVEYAPQMYDAVGYEPYRQIKANTINPQGLNMRLPARGTVARPNYHTTFGEGSDAKTDLMMYNIPADSIGIAERVLINPIPETEKTLAEGKIIYTRYCSHCHGETGKGDGLVAAQYKGVPNYSTDAYKTMNDGHIFHVITHGKGRMWPHGSQITPEDRWKIVQYVHKLQQG from the coding sequence ATGATTACTAAACATACGAGCGTAACAGCACTGGCTATTGCTGGACTCCTATTTGTGGGAACATCCTGCAAAAAGGGACATGATAACACAGGCGTTGAGTACGCCCCGCAGATGTATGATGCTGTAGGTTATGAACCCTATCGTCAGATCAAGGCAAACACCATAAATCCTCAGGGATTAAATATGCGCCTTCCTGCACGTGGTACAGTAGCCCGGCCTAATTATCATACTACATTTGGTGAAGGCAGTGATGCTAAAACCGATTTAATGATGTACAACATTCCGGCTGATAGTATCGGAATAGCAGAACGAGTATTGATAAATCCGATTCCGGAGACTGAAAAAACGCTCGCAGAGGGTAAAATCATATATACCCGTTATTGCAGTCATTGTCATGGTGAAACAGGTAAAGGTGATGGGCTAGTTGCGGCACAATATAAAGGTGTACCTAACTACTCGACTGATGCTTATAAGACAATGAATGATGGCCATATTTTCCATGTAATTACACACGGAAAAGGCCGAATGTGGCCTCACGGTTCACAAATTACGCCAGAGGATCGATGGAAGATTGTGCAATACGTGCATAAACTTCAACAAGGTTAA
- a CDS encoding quinol:cytochrome C oxidoreductase: protein MASAHAIPSLDEEFEFTAESKRRLLIGIGAGVAMVAIGAYLLASGAGSHEAHGAAHAAGAHEAHGAGHHEYKWTTRIWANVWLNAIYFTGASVIGMFFMSYNYLAQAGWSVAFKRIPEAMPAYLPFMLVAILATFFIAGHDMFHWTNPALYDKASPEFDPIINGKKGFLNTPFYLGRIIVYFGLWYFLWQKLRSFSLQEDLYGGTSYYEKSIKFGVAFLLVFGVTSSTSAWDFVMSIDTHWFSTMFGWYTLASWHVTGLAIITLTVVTLKERGYMQWVNESHLHDLGKFMFAFSIFWTYVWFAQFMLIYYANLPEETIYYRERFSGYGGIYKAPFFVNIFLNFVFPFLVLMTRDAKRTYIILKVAAWGIIVGHYFDFYTNIMPGTVGAHGGFGFVEFGMILIFACGFIWSLYSQLTKANLIPKNHPMLEETLHHDI, encoded by the coding sequence ATGGCATCGGCTCACGCAATACCGTCCTTAGACGAAGAATTTGAATTTACTGCGGAATCCAAGCGTCGACTTTTGATCGGCATCGGAGCAGGGGTCGCGATGGTAGCAATTGGCGCGTACCTACTGGCATCAGGTGCTGGTTCGCATGAAGCCCACGGAGCTGCCCACGCTGCAGGAGCGCATGAAGCCCATGGAGCAGGGCATCATGAGTACAAATGGACAACCCGTATTTGGGCTAATGTCTGGCTTAACGCAATTTATTTTACAGGAGCATCTGTTATAGGCATGTTCTTCATGTCTTATAATTACTTAGCACAGGCTGGGTGGTCAGTTGCTTTTAAGCGCATTCCAGAAGCAATGCCTGCTTATTTGCCATTTATGTTAGTAGCGATCCTGGCTACATTTTTTATTGCTGGGCATGATATGTTCCACTGGACAAACCCAGCTTTATACGACAAAGCCAGCCCTGAGTTTGATCCCATTATCAATGGCAAAAAAGGTTTTTTAAATACGCCTTTTTACTTAGGCCGCATTATAGTCTATTTTGGTCTTTGGTACTTCCTCTGGCAAAAGTTACGTAGTTTTTCACTTCAGGAAGATTTGTATGGTGGTACATCTTACTACGAAAAGAGTATTAAATTTGGTGTCGCATTCCTATTAGTCTTTGGCGTAACCTCTTCTACGTCAGCTTGGGATTTTGTCATGTCTATTGACACTCACTGGTTCAGCACCATGTTTGGTTGGTATACATTGGCAAGCTGGCACGTAACTGGTTTGGCTATCATTACCTTAACGGTAGTAACGCTAAAAGAGCGAGGTTATATGCAGTGGGTCAATGAAAGCCACTTACATGACCTTGGTAAGTTCATGTTTGCCTTCAGTATTTTCTGGACGTACGTGTGGTTTGCCCAATTCATGTTGATTTACTACGCGAACTTACCAGAAGAGACAATCTATTATCGGGAGCGCTTTAGCGGTTACGGGGGAATCTATAAAGCTCCATTTTTCGTAAACATATTCTTAAACTTTGTATTTCCATTCCTCGTTTTGATGACACGGGACGCAAAGCGTACGTATATTATTTTGAAAGTTGCCGCCTGGGGTATTATTGTGGGTCATTACTTTGATTTTTACACCAACATTATGCCAGGAACAGTAGGTGCGCACGGTGGTTTCGGCTTCGTTGAATTTGGCATGATTCTGATTTTTGCCTGTGGGTTTATCTGGAGTCTTTATTCACAACTGACAAAAGCAAACCTGATTCCTAAGAATCACCCAATGTTAGAGGAAACTCTGCACCACGATATTTAA